The window aaaaaaagatttagttaatTAGTTTActtgagaaagggagacagcatgagtaggtagaaggggcagagagagaaggagagaatctcaagcagactttatGCAGAGTGtgaagcccgatgcggggcttaatcccaggaccctgggatcacaacctgagctgaaaccaagagacagatgcttaactgactgcaccacccaggggcctcaAGGAGTGGATACTCTTACTGAGCCTGCTTCCTAATGAGGGAGGTGCGGCACACAGAGGCCATGTCACTCACCCAGGATCCCCCACTGGGGAGAGCCGCTGGCAAAAGGCACAATGACAATAAAGGCAGAGTATAGTCACAGGAGGCAGCAGGTAGGAGGTTGCTGGAGACCCCTGAGGCAGCCACATGTGGGGGGTGTCCAGGTACTCAGGCAGCAGAGGCAACAGGGCAGGTGTGCAGGATGTTCACACCGGTGTGTGTTTGTGCCCTAGGAGGCTAACGGTCCAGCGGATGGCTATGCGGCCATTGCCCAGGCCGACAGACTGACTCAGGAACCTGAGAGCATCCGCAagtggagagaggagcagaggaaacgGCTGCAGGAGCTGGGTAAGTACAGGGCTGAGGCTGGGAGCAGCTCCCAGCTGCGTTGGCTCTTTGGGACACGTGGGGGTGGGGAAGCCTTAGGGTacaggacccccccacccctgtacTGCCTTAATGGGGTATTGGGTGAGGATGGGCCCTGAGGTTGCCTGCTGGGGGCTGATGGGAGGAGTAGCTAGGACAGCTGTGCCCTCACATTCCCACTGGAAAGCTGCCACTTACTCTGCTGTGGGGGTCACAGATGCTGCCTCCAAGGTGACAGAACAGGAGTGGCGGGAAAAAGCCAAGAAGGACCTGGAGGAGTGGAACCAGCGTCAGAGTGAACAAGTTGAGAAGAACAAGATCAATAACCGGTGAGAGGAGCTATGGGGACAGGAGAGGAGTGTGGGGACATGAGGGGAGCTATAGGGACATGAGGGGGCTGTGGGGACATGAGAGGAGGTACAGGAACATGAGGGGGCTATGGGGATATGAGGGGACTTGAGGACAAGAAGCCAGCCATGTGGACAGTGAGAGAAGTTATGAGATGACCATCTTGAGGCTGGATGATTTGGTGGCAAGAATATAAAGGAGAAGCTGAAGCCCTTGGCACTGCTTCCTCAGTTGCTGTGGCTGAAGCCCTTGGCACTGCTTCCTCAGTTGCTGTGGAGTTCAGAGCCCTTCAGAGGTGGTTCACTGTTGAGCTGTCATCTTACCATGACAGGGAAGCAAGTTCTGCAGTCAGCAGAAGAGGTCTTAGGACCGTGGCACGGGAGCCAGactgcccagggcccagcagtTAGTGTCACAGAAAGCACAGGCCTGGTGGGGAGTGAAGAACCAACCTGGGTACAGGATTGTACTGCTTATAGAAATGACAATGCTTCACCCCAGAGAGGCTAAAGAGTAAAAGGAAATTAGTGGCCTGTAAAACAGAAAAGGCCAGGGGTGGGACTGCAGTACTAGTCTCAGGGGCTCAGACAAAGTCACCTGGCACTCACTTTTACTGTCTCTCCATGCCACTTTTCTCTCTTACCCTGGAatggggcagggttgggggagagATGGCCACCATCAACTCCAGCCTTCTGCTCTACTCTTTTGGCAACCTCTATGAACATAACATCTTGCTCCCACAGCTCTAGCTGAAATCCTTGACCTGACCCTTATTGGTTTGGTGTGGGTCCTGTGCCCATCCCGGGTCCAGAGATTGTACCAGAGGAGGGACTCTGTGATGGACCCAGCCTTGGCCATAGTCCCATTCCTTAGGTTGTGCACAGAGTCATTCTCACCCAAACCACAGGGACTAAAGTGGGGCCAGCCTGATCCTGCCAAAGACGATCAGGGTGCTCTTCCTGGGAAGAAGGGGGATGGATGCTGGCAGGCAAAGACAGCAATGCCCACCAGAGGGCACTTCCATAGAAATGGTCTCAGACCACTTCTGAGAGTCTGGCCACCATCTCTGCCCTTGAGGCTGTGTCCTTCAGGGTACCTGGCTTGCAGGGAAAGGCATGCCAGGCTCTGGGTTGGGCACTGGGGAGACAGAGCGGAGAGGGATGCAGTCTGTATCCTTGAAGAGCTTGGAAAAGAGAAGCACACGTGTGCTGGTGAACTCATACTAGGCCTCTCTACAGGCAGGTTGTGGAATCAAGGGTTGTGGTAGGAGAAGGACCTCTGTGTCTAGGACCTGGGCTTTGAAAGGTGACTGGAAATTCATTAGGGCAGGGTTGGGGAGACGAGGGAACAGCATAATATAAAAGGCTGTTGTGTTTTGGGCCCCAGGAAGTCAGGAAGTGGCAGGAGAGAAGGCAAGAATGAGGGGTCATGTGTGGAGGACCTCTAGTAACCGGGTTGGACAGACAGGGGTGGTGAGGAGCCACAGAAGGTTTGTGAACAGAAGTAGTATGGTCAGGGCAGTTTTAGAAAAGGGACACAAGCCATGGAGGATCCCTGCTCTCCTCTCTGGGTTGTGGTTAGTTGCTGAGACTTACAGGACTGTGCTTCCTAATGCTCTCCAACTAGAGGTACTaatgctgtctccctttctctttaaccctctgcctgtctgtcttgCCATCTGTCTTCCCCCACCTAACCCTTTCCTCTCAAGGATCGCTGACAAAGCATTCTACCAGCAGCCAGATGCTGATATCATCGGCTATGTGTACGTGTCTCCTTTGCTCCTgtcagggggagtgggagaggacaAGGGCCCCTGTGTATGGCTTGAGTGTCCTGCTTGTCGGGTGTAAATGAGTATGGCCAGGCAGGGGCCCAGGGGGGTGGCAGAGCAATGACCAGAGCAGGAGGTGGTACAGGTACCCACTTTCACTTCTATCCCTGCAGCAAATGTTCATTGAGCATCTATTCTGCCTGAAGACAGCTTTGCTAaatcagagcaaagaaaaagaatgcactGGTCATCCCAGGTGGGAGGGGCAAATGGCAAACAGCCTGACTCTGTCCTTTCGAGATGCCTCTtagggctgggaggtggggcgAAGGAGTCTTCTGTTGAACAAAACTTTGAGTGCCAGAGCCATAAAGAAGATGCTCCCACGAATACCCCAGCCTCTCTCCTGCACTGCTCCTCCTCAAAGCTTTGGCCAGAGTTTGGCAACCAGACCCTGCCTAGACCACCATGGGCCCCTCTCATGTGTTCCTGTTTGGGGGCTCGTCGGGACTGTGACTAATCTAGACCTGAGATGGCAGATGGTGCCCCAGTTGGTTAGTAGTTGACAGGGTTGGGAtggtgaagaggaaggaaaagcagtgACGAATGTGTGATGTCTGCCACATGTGTGTGTGCCAAGTATTTGCTGTTCCTCCCTCTGAATTCACCCTCAGCAGGCCTCTGGTGCCGTCTGGGCTAACATTTCTCTCTCAGAGCACTGGACCCACCAGAGAAACAGCCTTGTGGTCCTTCCTTCTGTCCACTCTCCCATCTGTTCAGTACTTACTGGCACTTGCCCAATGCCAGTCTGTTGGAACAGGAATAAGACAAGGCCTATCTCTACAAGTTGTTCATAGTCAGGAGAGTGTTGTCCTAAAGGCTGTGTGGAAGGACACACTGAGCCCTGGGAGCCACCATCTGCTGAGAGAGCTGGGGCAGGCTTCAGAGGCAGGACCTTCAGTTGGACTCTACAGTGTAAGAAGGGACGAGCTTGGTGCTGAGGGTGAGAAGAAAGCAAGGGCAGCTTCCATGAGTGGGCCGTGGGGCCGTGGGGATGGCTGAACACCGAGGACGGGAGGTCGGCTCAGGGCTAGTTGCCAAATGCCTGTTGGGCCTGGTCTTTAagctgggacttgatcctgaaagCAGCGAACATCCATAGGAGGTTTCAAACAGAAGAGTGGGGATGACAGGGGCATCAGTGCTGGGCAATATACCATAGGAGGTTCAGTGCTTGTCACCCTTGAGGAAATAGCACAAAGGGCGGTTCTGAAGAGGAGAAGAGTCTAGAccagtgcttctcagacttttctGTGCCTACGAACCACTGTTCAAAGGGACCTTGTTCAAAGGAGATTCTGATTTAGGAGAGAACTTAGGTGAGACCATGATTCTGCATTTCCGGTGGGCTCTGTGGTAATATGATGCCAATACTGCTGGATCACACACCACATACTGAACAGCAAGATTAGAGGACAGTCCCTTGTTGACCTACAGGGGACAGCTCTTAAGACAACACTCCCTCAGCGCCACTGGTCTTCCAACGCCACAGAGCACTTTACTTTTTCCCAAGCCTGAACACATTTGCCACTTTGTTAGATTCTCAGGTCAGTAAGACAGATCAGCAAGGTGGAGGCTCTGATCCTCACTTTATAGGTTAGGAAATGAGTACACAAGAGGGGAAGGAAGATCACTAGGGAGGGGCCAGGTCACCTGATCCAGGGCAGCTCATCCTTCGCACAGCTTGTGGGGATCACTTGGAGAGCTCCCTCTCTGGCCTGTGGCAGAACTGATCCTGCATGAGATACAGAAAGGGCCACAAGGAGAGAAGGGCTTTCCAGGGACCCTTGCTGGCCAAATAGGACATAGACCCAGCCCTCTCCACtgaaaatcttttatctttttcttgatgagtcccacattggcatTTGTCCACTACACTGTATTTACTGTACATTGTTTCCCCATTGTTCCTTAACCAGTGGCTTCTAGAACTGCCCACCAGAACTTCTGAACTGATGAAGAAACCTACCAATTTTCAGCCTAACTTGATTTCATCCAAAAGCAAAGACTCCCATGGAATATTCCCCAGGCTGTGGCTCCATGGAGAAAAGTCATTCTGGGTGAAAAAGAGCTCTATAGTCAAATATACTTGGAATGTAGTAGGTTCTATCTGCATCTGATACTCCACCTTGGAGGTTCAGGATGCACATTGATTAGCACATTTACAGACTGAAAGTCTTGCTTTGAAGAATCTCTTTAActgggttttctctttctttcttcttttcttttctttcttttttaaagattttctttatttattcatgagacacacacagagaggcacagacacaggcagagggagaatcaggctccatgcagggagcctgatgtgggactcagtcctgggtttccaggatcacaccctgggctgaaggcaggcgccaaaccgctgagccacccgggctgcccttaactgagttttcttttttttttttttttttttaatttttatttatttatgatagtcatacagagagaaagagagagaggcagagacacaggcagagggagaagcaggctccatgcaccgggagcctgatgtgggattcgatcccgggtctccaggatcgcgccctgggccaaaggcaggcgccaaaccgctgcgccacccagggatcccttaactgagttttctatgtatatttGACTACAGCTCTTTTCTGGAGAACACTTATAGGGTCCACAGAACACTGAGGCAATGCTGAATCAGGTACTCTAGTTAGTAAGGTGGTTGGTCAATGTACTGCCTCCGCTAAGTTTTTGGGAATGTTTAAAATAGCTGAGGTACTGCATTAGTTCCTCCAAGAGTCTTTAGGTGTTGGGATTCCCAGGTTGGGAACTCTTGCTGGAGAGGTAATAAATAGAATGCTAGGCtgggaaaggggtgggggaggaagaggctACTTTAGTTAGGGTGGCAAGGGAAGACCTTTCTGAGGTGAGGCCTGCACTCAGACCTGAATGAAAAGTGACAAGCCATGAGCTGGTTTAGGGGAAAGTATTCAAGGAAAAGGTGAAAGAAagtgcagaggccctgaggcaggaccaAAGTAGGCTTCCTCTGATGGCTAGGCTGTTTTTGAGGCCTAGAACTCTGGAtagacccccacacacacccccagagTGGGCCAGGCAAAGCAGCCTTCCTCAATGGGAGCAGAGCATCACTGATTCAGGGAAAAGGCAGACAGCAATGAAACCTCTTTCCTGTCTCCACCTGCAGGGCATCTGAGGAGGCTTTCGTGAAGGAATCCAAGGAGGAGACCCCCggcacagaatgggagaaagtggCTCAGCTGTGTGACTTCAACCCCAAGAGCAGCAAGCAGTGCAAAGATGTGTCCCGCCTGCGCTCGGTGCTCATGTCCCTGAAGCAGATGCCACTGTCCCGCTAGGTGCCTGTCACAAGCATGGCCACAAAGCATGGGCTGGGCCTGAGCACAGGAGGAGCAGCTGCTTTGGCCAGGGGGCCGTTGGTGGATACAGCACCTCCAGCAGCTGCTACATGCAGCCTACTCTGTTCCTCCCCATCTTCTGGGGCTGGGAAGGGGAACCCTCCCCCTCTCACCTCATTCCCTCCTAGCCCTGTGGCCCAGCCCCTGACACCTCCTCTCAGTCCACAAAATTGTGACTGTCCCTCCtgacgtatttttttttttcttggcttaaaGGGTGTGTTGTTAACTCTTTTTACACTTAtttattatcattctcatttcTCTGGAAGCCATAACTGGTGTCGGGGCTCAGTTTGTGCTTAGAATTTTCCCAGCTTCATGGCCTTGAGAGAAGGTGAGGCTATCCCCCTAGAAACCTTCCCAGCTGGAAGTGGATGTCTCAAACCTGTGTATGTCTGCTGCCTCCCTCTCCAGGAGGAAAGACAGCCTCTAATGGAATGCTTTTACAACCTTGCTCCTTTCTGATCCTTGAATAAGCCTGTGAGATAGGGATTCTGTTGTTGTCATCTTACAGCCATGGACACCAAGACTCCTGGAGAGCAGGAAGCTTTAAGTGGGAGGGAAGAGGCCAGACCAGAGGTTCCTGGTGGTAGCTCCCTCTGAGCCCAGGTCAGAGGCTGCTAAAGGTAGCTGCTGCCAGACTCCTTCCTTGGCTTTGGCCGATACCCTCTGGATATGGAAGACTCACTGCTCTCTCTGTCCTACAGCTGTGCCCCTCTGTGGAGCGGGAACAAATTACCAGTAACCACACCTTTCTCCTCCTCAGTAGAAGCTGCAAACAGGCTATGTTTAAGCCACTGTGACCTACacaatgtttaaaaagatttgagtAATTgccaactgtttttattttcctagagCTGTCATAACAGAGTACCACAGTGTCTGGCTTAGAACAGAAGTTTATTGTCTCACCATTCTCGGGATCCAaattctgaaatcaaggtgtcagtaggacCACATTCCATCTGGAGGCACAAGGAAAGGATCTGTTGTGCAGGtttctctcccagcttctggctGCCCTGGGCATTCTGACTTGAAGGTGCATCACTACAATCCTGAGTTCATCTTCATGTCATCTATTCATGTCTATCTTTGTCCACATTTTCcctttataaggacactagtcagaATGGATTAAGGCCCACCCTAATGCCCTCATTTTAACTAAATTatctctgtaaagaccctatttccaaataaggtcccattctgagatactgggttAGGTCTTCAACGTATCTTTTTTAGGGGAACACAATAACCCCAATGGCTAAATATAGTTGCCTTCCTCTTTAGAAGTGCCATAGTCCTCACCGCTTCCTATCAATTCCTTGAATCTTGAGCCAAGGGTCACCACAATGTACTGCTTTACATTTATAATCTCTGCCTTACAGTTGAGGGACCATGATGGGAGCAAGAAACTTAGTGGGCCCTCCTAGTCATGTACTCCTCCATGCAGAAAGCTAGGCGCTTAGGGGGCCCAAAGAGTGTGTCTTCTTTACACTTTGCCTTCTGGCAGATTGCAGCTGGTGCTGAAATTGATGGGAGTCACACATGGAAGGAACCTGGATCTGACTGACCACATAGTCCAGGAATACTTGTTTGAGACTTTACATGAATGAGAAACTCACAGGTTGCCTCTCGTAGAGTTTGCTCAAGGTCCCCAGCCTTTCTTCCTTAACCCTAAGATGCTAGGTACAAAAAGCAGTGGCAGGTTTTGTGACTATGCTCTTACCACTCCACCAggctgcttctctgggcctgtttcccgTTCTATAAGATGCATCAAGAACCAAGTGGGGATGGTCTACCTCAGCGGAGCCCTTAGATGCTCTTAGGAGGTGGGAGTGAGGTGAGGAGCAGAA is drawn from Vulpes vulpes isolate BD-2025 chromosome 4, VulVul3, whole genome shotgun sequence and contains these coding sequences:
- the CLTB gene encoding clathrin light chain B isoform X1 produces the protein MADDFGFFSSSESGAPEAAEEDPAAAFLAQQESEIAGIENDEGFGAPAGSHAALAPPGPASGAGSEDMGTTINGDVFQEANGPADGYAAIAQADRLTQEPESIRKWREEQRKRLQELDAASKVTEQEWREKAKKDLEEWNQRQSEQVEKNKINNRIADKAFYQQPDADIIGYVASEEAFVKESKEETPGTEWEKVAQLCDFNPKSSKQCKDVSRLRSVLMSLKQMPLSR
- the CLTB gene encoding clathrin light chain B isoform X2 yields the protein MADDFGFFSSSESGAPEAAEEDPAAAFLAQQESEIAGIENDEGFGAPAGSHAALAPPGPASGAGSEDMGTTINGDVFQEANGPADGYAAIAQADRLTQEPESIRKWREEQRKRLQELDAASKVTEQEWREKAKKDLEEWNQRQSEQVEKNKINNRASEEAFVKESKEETPGTEWEKVAQLCDFNPKSSKQCKDVSRLRSVLMSLKQMPLSR